GGATTTGGTTTATTCCGGGCCGATCTTTCAATCGATGACTGTCGAGCAAAACAAGGTGCGGATTAAATTCAGCCAGATTGGCGGCGGGCTTGCCATTGGCACCCCGCCATGGACTCCTCCGGGAGCTGTTCCACCTTCCACGACCGAGCTCAAGGGATTTTCCATAGCCGGTGCGGATCAAAAATGGGTTTGGGCCAAGGCACAAATCGACGGTGACAGTGTGCAAGTTTGGAACGAGGAAGTGACCGACCCGGTTGCGGTGCGTTACGCCTGGGCCGACAATCCCGAGTGCAATCTCTATGACAAGGAAGGGCTCCCAGCTTCGCCGTTTCGAACCGATGACTGGCCGTATCAAGTGCAAGCGCATTAATTTCAACAGTTAGAATTCATCTTCTCTAGCCCAGCCCCGATTTTAAGCTACGCTAATAATGTGGTTTACTGCAGGATTATCCAGATCCCCCTTCAACAGTTGAAAAAGTGTCGTCCGGCACTTCTTCTTGCTTTCCTGCTTTCCAGCACCGCTTTTTCCCAAACCGATAACCTCCTGAAAAATCCCGGCTTTGAAAACGGCCTCTCAGCTTGGTCGCCCAATCCCGCCGATTCCACGCGCCTGCATGTTACCGAGGAAGCGGCTTCCATGGGCAAGATGGGGCTGCGATTTGGCGGAGATGACAGTCAGGACCGGCTCAGTCTGGCAAGTGAACAATTCCCGATCCAGGCCGGCCATATCTATCGTCTGACCTTTTGGGGTCGCATGGGCGGCGCCAAGCCCAATCTGATGGCCAAACTCATGTTCGCCGACGGAGTTGGCAAGGCGATTTTGCCCGTCAATATGCCGGGCTTTTGGCCGGTCATCGAAGTCAAGGCCGGCCAGGCGTTCAACCTCTATACGGCTCAGGCAACGGCCCCCGAAGGGGCAAGCACCCTCTCAATCCTCCTGTCTTTCCAGAGCAAATCCAAGGACACGACGGATGTGGACGATTTTGCCCTGACGGAAATGACCCCGGAAGCAGCCGCCAGAACCGCGCTCCCGCCGCCGATTCCGATTGAACCCTTGCTGGCGGAAATCAAAGCCAATCCGACCCGGGGCAAGTCTTCCCCGAAAATCGTCCTCAAGCTCGATGATTTTGCCATCAGTTGGGCCAAAGGCCCCTTGAATCAGGTACATCACCACTGGCTGCGGATCGAAAAATTTGTCGAGGACAGAAAAATCAAGGTGGGGATCGGAGTAGTCGCCAAAGGTCTGGAAACGGCCAGCCCCGAAGTTCTGGAGTGGATGAAGAAAATGCATGACAGCGGACTCGTCGAATTCTGGCTGCACGGTTATGATCACGCGCCATGGACCGGTCCCGACGGCAAGGAAATGCCCGAAGGCCGGGGCCGCTCCGTCGAGGAAGAAATACAGCGCGAGACCCTGTGCCAGAAAATCGCCGGGGAAAAACTTGGTTTCCACTTCGCTTCCTATGGGCCGACCGGCAGCGGGCCGCAGCCGCTCATAGACGAGGCGTTTCTGCAATCTCTGCAGAACGATCCCTACATGAAAGACATCATGTACCCCTGGCCGATCGATGAGATGGGCAGCCAACTCATGGCGAAGGGCAAGGTCACGGTGCTGGATCGCGTTTTTCCGGTGAACATCGAAGCCGTCGTCGGCCATCCCCGCTTTGATGTCTTTTTGCAAGGCTACGCGCACAATCGTGGGCGCGGCTATTTCATCCTTCAGGGACACCCGCCGCTCTGGGGTTGGGACGATACGGAAAAGAACGAGACGTACGGGGAGTTCTTGAAAATAGTCGATTTTCTCAAGGAGCAAGGCGCTGCGTTTGTCACTCCCGAGGAATGTGCCGCAGCTCAAAACTCCACCCCTCCCGTGGCGGGGTCTGCTCCCGTCATCCCCGAAAAAACCCCCTGACACTTTTATTCCTATGCACACATCTGCCAGCATCAGCCCGAAGGGCGGCGAAAAGGAACCGGCCTGTTCAACAAAGAACACCGCCGAAAAAATCGTTTTTGCCCTCACGGAGGAAAGCAAGAAGCAATATCTGCCGCTTTTTAGTTCCATTGGATTTCCAGCTATGGATTACGATTGGATTGATATTTCTTCCATGGATGCCTCCGCCTGGGAGCAGACTCTCTTTCAAATCAAGCCGACGGTGCTGGTCACTTGTTGGGGGACCCCGGCCATTCCCGAGGGGTTTGCCCGCTCCCCGCATATGTCCTTGCGCTACGTCTGCCATCTGGCGGGCGGGGTCAAGTCGATTGTTCCCCGTCATTTGATTGAGAGGGGAGTGCTTGTTTCCAACTGGGGGACATCCATCAGCTACGCGGTTGCGGAACACACAATCCTCCTCGTGCTGGGCGCCTTGCGGAATCTCCCGGCATGGAACCCATGTCTGGATCAATGGCCGAAGAATATAACCCCGTTTGCCTGTTTGACCTTAAACACGCGCTCTTTGCGGGGCAGGCGTGTGGGATTGCACGGGTTTGGCGCCATCGCCCGCGAACTGGTGGCGATGTTAAAACCCTTTCAGGTCGAACTTGCCTCGTACTCCCGCGGTGTGCCGCGCAGCTTGTTTGAACAATATGGAGTCCGCTGTTGCGACAGTCTGGAAGAACTTTTCTCGGGCAGCGAGGTTCTGATTGAATGCGAATCCCTTACACAGCGCAGCCAGGGATCGGTGACGGAGGCAATTCTTCGCCTCCTGCCGGAAGACGCCGTCTTCGTCAACGTGGGGAGGGGGAGGATCGTTGATCAAGATGCGCTGGCCCGGCTGGCTTTCGAAGGCCGCCTGAGGGTCGCACTGGATGTCTATGAGCAGGAGCCGCTGCCCGCGGATTCCCCCTTGCGCCGGACACCCCACACCTTGCTTTCACCACACATTGCCGGCCCGACGCTGGACGGGTTTTTCATTCTAAGCCGGTTTGCCGCGGAAAATATCCGCAGCTATCTGGACGGCGGCAAAATCCAGGGTCAGGTGACTTTGGATGCCTACGACCGTTCCACCTAAATTTCTATTTGTAGAACAAAAAGCCTCTGGCCGGGATGTTGCGATTGCCGCATAGTGGCGTTCAAGCCTATGAAACACGCAACTCCACAGCTCCCGCGCCAGAGGAGCTGGTTTAATTTTTTGGCCTTTACAGTGCTCCTGGCGCTTCCGGCCTGTGCGCAAAACGAAAATGCCAACCCGGTGGTAAATCCGGGGTTTGAAGACGGGGCGAACGGTTGGCTCATCAAGGATTCCATGTCCACCGTTGTTCCCGAGGCGGCGCACGAGGGAAAAATGGGCCTCCGCATTTCCGACCAGGATCCCAAGGGCGGCTCCAGCGTTTTCAGTTCGAAGCTGGCGGTGACGCCCGCCACAGCGCTTAAATTGAGTTTTTGGGAAAAGAGCGACAAGCCCGGCTTTCTCGGTGTTTATCTCTATTTTTATACGGAGAGCGGGCAGTTGATCAATGATCCCCTGCAACGCGCCGGGGCCGGGCATCCCGTGTGTGGAGCCAAGGATGGGGATGGCCAGTGGCATCAATTTACCCTTAACGCAGCGGCGCCAGATGGCGCCGCATCGGTTGCTCTGTGGATTCATTCCTTTGGCGGATCCGTGGGTATCGCGGATGTGGACGATTTTTCCCTGGAAGGGGCCGGAGCCAGGCTGGCCTCGCAGGAATCCGCTCCCGTGGCAATGGCAGCGGTTCCCGCAGCAGCGCCTGTGGATCTCCCGCCGCGGAAAGCCCCGCCCAAAATCATCATCAAGGTGGATGACCTGCGGCAGGTGGATGGCAAGGTGAACGGCCTCTGGATCAAGTTTGCCGAGTTTATCAAGTCGCGGAAAATCAAAGCCAACATCGGCATCATCTGCGAGACGCTGGAGACAACCACGCCGGAATACACCCAGTGGATCAAGGACCAGCAGGCCACCGGTCTTTTTGAATTCTGGTTCCATGCCTGGGACCACAACACCCATCTTGAAAACGGGGAACAGTTCAACGAATTCAATAATCGTCCTTACGAGGAACAAAGAAAGCGCTTTGAGCGTTCCCAGCAGCTTGCCGTCGAAAAGCTCGGATTCCCCTTTCACACCTTCGGCCCTCCGGGAGGCGTGGCCACTCCCTGCTTTGATGCCAATACCATCCGTGTAATGGACGAGGATCCCAACATGAAGGTCTGGCTCTATCCCGTCCCGCTTGACGAGCCCGGGAAGCAGCTCGCTGCCAAAGGCAAGGTCGTCATTCTGGACCGCGTCTGGGAGGTGAACATCGAAAGCAAGGTGGGCTTGCCGGACTTTGACAAATTTGTGGCCGGCTATGCCAAACATCCGGAGCGCGAGTACTTTGTCATTCAGGGTCATCCGATGCACTGGGCCCCGGACCGTTTTGACAACTTCGTGAAAATCATCGATTTCCTCACGGAACAAAAAGCCGAGTTTGTCCTGGCCTCCGAATACGCCGCTCACCCCGCCGGGCAGTAGCACCAGCACATTTCTCGCGTCAAGGACGCCAAGCACACAAGGTAATACAAAGATTCATTTTTTTGATTAGCGCTAGCTGAATTCATCCTCCTGAAAAGCTTGCTGTTATACACAAGTGGGATTGGGTCAACATGGCAGATGCATGGACGGGATTTCTGGATTGCCGCGTCGTCGGGCGAAGCCCTCCTCCTCGCAATGACGCGGTCGCGTAAGGCGCAGTATCAGCAAGGCATGCTGATATGGGCTGTTCGCCATCGCGAGAATCCAAACCTTTCAAAAAGCTGTTTTGAGCGGGAATGAACGTGAGCTGTAGCTTACCGCAACGCGGTTGCATCTTTCAGCCCAGGGTTGGCGCGAGTCAGCGAGAGCCCACCCTGGGTATCTGTCAAAAATGTTCCCAACTCTGAAGGAGTTCACTCGCGATGCCTATCGGAGTTGCAGCGGGGCGGCATGGGCGAGAGGAGGACGGAACCCATTCAGGGTTCGGGGTATATTTTGATTTTACCCAGGGTAGCTCGTTCCTCGCAACCCTGGGCTGGAGGACGAAACGCCGTTGGCGTTTTAGCTAACATCATATATCTCAACATCTTGTCACATCTGTTAATTAGGAGGCCCATCTGAAACACTCGCGAGGATGTCGGAGTTGGGCCGTGGCGATCCAGTACTTGTGTATAACGAAGAGCTGAAATGGGGGAAGTAAAGGGGGTTTGGTTTGCCTGCCAGCAGAAGCTTCAGTGAAGGCTGGGCCGCAGGGGAAAATGGTGAATGCAGAATGTGGAATTCAGAACTTCATAATTCTTAATCCATACTGCTGACTTTCTGCTGCCGCAATGTTTTTCCGGAATGCCATTCGCTCTCGATCAGGGTTCGGATCGGCGTTTCAGGCAGTCCGCGCTCGCCGCGCTGTATCATGCCAATAACCAAATCGATGGCCTTTTTCCCGATCAGGATGTCATTCTGATAAATCCCGGAAAAATATTTTTCATCATGCTTGAGAGCGAGGCTGGCGTAGCCCATGTCACCCGGAAATTTATAGCCCCAGGACATCAAAAGTTCCGCACTGTCATCTGTGGCAACGATTACTTCCGGTTTCTCCTTTTTGATCCACTTCTCCACCCGCTCCCTGTTGTTCTTGAAAGCGTCCGTAAAGTGGCTTATTTCGATCTGATTGGGATTTTTCCAGTTCCACAATTCCCAGCCGCCTAACATTCCATTCTCCACCTTCTCGTCCCAGTTCAGTCCGACGCACAACCCCGCCCGTTTGTAGCCAAGATCCCGGAGGCGTGTGAAGATCAGATTCATGGAATGAAAGTGGTGATTGGTCACCACATGCAGCGATGCCGGGCGCATGCTGTAGCCGAGCGCGACGGTGGATAATTCTTCATAGTCAAAGGGTAGAATGGTTTGGGATTCGGGCTGGGGCGCGATCAGCATGCCCTGGATGTTCCGGGCCTTGAAAATGCGGTTGATTTTCTCCACGTTCATTCCCGGTTCGCGCAGCCAGAATTCTTCCAGGACATAGCCGCGTTCTTCCGAGCGCTCTTTCGCTCCCTGGTAATATTCCAAAAATTCCGCGTTGGAGAGCATATGATAGCGTTCCGGCCAATTATTGATCCATGCAATGGTCGCCTGGTAATGCGGCTGCGATTTGGATTGCCGGTAGGCGTTCAATGAGGCCAGCATGGGGTCGGGCCGGTACCCCATCTTTTTGGCCAGCTTTTGGATTTTGCTCCGGGTGGCGTCATTCAAGCGGGGGCTGTTGCGAAGCGCCAGGCTGACTGTGGTAAAGTGCAACCCGGCTATCTTGGCAATATCACGGATGGTGACGCGCTGCTCGGCCATACGGGAGACAATGATTCTACAGTTAGAAAACAATTGCAATTAAAACCGCTTTGATCCTCAATTTAATGTTTTATATTGTAAATACGCAACAACGCTTGCCCGAGCGAGCCCAAAAACGTATTCCCGCTCAGGCGAGCTTGAAATGGAACGGACCCAGTGAAAAATCGAGTGCA
The Candidatus Methylacidiphilales bacterium DNA segment above includes these coding regions:
- a CDS encoding LacI family DNA-binding transcriptional regulator translates to MAEQRVTIRDIAKIAGLHFTTVSLALRNSPRLNDATRSKIQKLAKKMGYRPDPMLASLNAYRQSKSQPHYQATIAWINNWPERYHMLSNAEFLEYYQGAKERSEERGYVLEEFWLREPGMNVEKINRIFKARNIQGMLIAPQPESQTILPFDYEELSTVALGYSMRPASLHVVTNHHFHSMNLIFTRLRDLGYKRAGLCVGLNWDEKVENGMLGGWELWNWKNPNQIEISHFTDAFKNNRERVEKWIKKEKPEVIVATDDSAELLMSWGYKFPGDMGYASLALKHDEKYFSGIYQNDILIGKKAIDLVIGMIQRGERGLPETPIRTLIESEWHSGKTLRQQKVSSMD
- a CDS encoding hydroxyacid dehydrogenase gives rise to the protein MHTSASISPKGGEKEPACSTKNTAEKIVFALTEESKKQYLPLFSSIGFPAMDYDWIDISSMDASAWEQTLFQIKPTVLVTCWGTPAIPEGFARSPHMSLRYVCHLAGGVKSIVPRHLIERGVLVSNWGTSISYAVAEHTILLVLGALRNLPAWNPCLDQWPKNITPFACLTLNTRSLRGRRVGLHGFGAIARELVAMLKPFQVELASYSRGVPRSLFEQYGVRCCDSLEELFSGSEVLIECESLTQRSQGSVTEAILRLLPEDAVFVNVGRGRIVDQDALARLAFEGRLRVALDVYEQEPLPADSPLRRTPHTLLSPHIAGPTLDGFFILSRFAAENIRSYLDGGKIQGQVTLDAYDRST
- a CDS encoding polysaccharide deacetylase family protein, producing MKHATPQLPRQRSWFNFLAFTVLLALPACAQNENANPVVNPGFEDGANGWLIKDSMSTVVPEAAHEGKMGLRISDQDPKGGSSVFSSKLAVTPATALKLSFWEKSDKPGFLGVYLYFYTESGQLINDPLQRAGAGHPVCGAKDGDGQWHQFTLNAAAPDGAASVALWIHSFGGSVGIADVDDFSLEGAGARLASQESAPVAMAAVPAAAPVDLPPRKAPPKIIIKVDDLRQVDGKVNGLWIKFAEFIKSRKIKANIGIICETLETTTPEYTQWIKDQQATGLFEFWFHAWDHNTHLENGEQFNEFNNRPYEEQRKRFERSQQLAVEKLGFPFHTFGPPGGVATPCFDANTIRVMDEDPNMKVWLYPVPLDEPGKQLAAKGKVVILDRVWEVNIESKVGLPDFDKFVAGYAKHPEREYFVIQGHPMHWAPDRFDNFVKIIDFLTEQKAEFVLASEYAAHPAGQ